In Gloeocapsa sp. DLM2.Bin57, the following proteins share a genomic window:
- a CDS encoding FAD-dependent oxidoreductase: MGKQSLWLLLITLGSLASPTPEIEETVECEILVVGGGLAGVAASYEALLAGKTVCLTEITDWVGGQISSQGTSALDEQGTQRSLLFYPSGYLELRSRIENHYGKLNPGDCWVSESCFLPSDGHKLLLTQLEEAAKQGGGTLHWFPSTVIKDLVISSEGNWIQEAIAIQHQPQPDAPPLNTFPLSQTIADWYDYDDSPLFSKKVISFTPPKQQPSHWYVIEATETGEIIALADVPYRLGIDPRSHFEPTSSSETAYPYCTQGFTYTFAMEQTETKQSYELPEWYLRHAHYYSYELTRFADLDLLFTYRRILSPTTGELKTVGGLEFSTPTPGDISLQNWTWGNDYRPGNPEDNLVYTREQLKATGQLDPGGWLGGLRVETLERGEEHALGFFYWLVMGTTDSQLGSGIKQPFPYYRFLDGLDSPMGTSHGLSKYPYIREGRRIIGRPSFGYPDGFTIREVDISRRNYQDPYYQQTLSPETYRRLQNFIAGLEGTPRSSRWRSTIYPDAVGIGHYSIDFHPCMQYSPAEKHGNRERDGERRAGGEAFPFQIPLRAMIPQKIDNLLIAGKSIATSHIAAAAYRVHSFEWSSGAAAGITAVFALNNDIIPYQLIESMPRPSDELKLLQEKLNTSGNPTAFPDTSIFNEDWDSWR, from the coding sequence ATGGGCAAACAAAGTCTTTGGTTACTGTTAATCACTCTAGGTAGTTTAGCTTCTCCAACACCTGAGATTGAGGAAACAGTAGAATGCGAGATTCTCGTAGTGGGAGGAGGATTAGCGGGAGTAGCGGCGAGCTATGAAGCCTTATTAGCGGGAAAAACCGTCTGTTTAACCGAAATAACCGACTGGGTAGGGGGACAAATTTCCTCCCAGGGAACATCAGCATTAGATGAACAGGGAACACAGCGATCGTTGCTTTTTTACCCAAGTGGTTATCTAGAATTGCGCTCAAGAATTGAGAACCACTATGGTAAACTTAATCCTGGGGATTGTTGGGTAAGTGAATCTTGTTTTTTACCTTCTGATGGTCATAAACTACTCTTAACACAACTTGAAGAAGCGGCTAAACAGGGTGGAGGAACACTCCATTGGTTTCCTTCTACAGTAATCAAAGACTTAGTTATCTCCTCGGAGGGAAATTGGATTCAAGAAGCGATCGCTATTCAACATCAACCCCAACCTGACGCACCACCGTTAAACACTTTCCCTTTATCTCAAACTATCGCTGATTGGTATGATTATGATGATTCTCCCTTATTTAGTAAGAAGGTAATTAGTTTCACTCCACCGAAGCAGCAACCTTCTCACTGGTATGTCATCGAAGCTACTGAAACAGGAGAAATCATCGCTTTAGCTGATGTTCCCTATCGTTTAGGAATAGATCCTCGTTCACACTTTGAACCTACTTCATCGAGTGAGACAGCCTATCCTTATTGTACCCAAGGGTTTACCTATACCTTTGCGATGGAACAAACCGAGACGAAACAGAGTTACGAATTGCCCGAGTGGTATTTGCGTCATGCTCATTATTATAGTTATGAATTAACTCGTTTTGCCGATCTAGATTTACTCTTTACTTATCGTCGCATCCTGAGTCCAACCACAGGAGAATTAAAAACAGTAGGGGGACTTGAGTTTTCTACCCCTACCCCTGGAGATATTTCTCTGCAAAATTGGACATGGGGTAATGACTATCGTCCCGGTAATCCTGAAGATAACTTAGTTTATACCAGGGAACAATTAAAAGCTACAGGTCAATTAGATCCAGGGGGTTGGTTAGGGGGTTTACGCGTCGAAACCTTAGAGAGAGGAGAAGAACACGCTTTAGGTTTTTTCTATTGGCTAGTGATGGGGACGACAGATTCTCAACTAGGTTCAGGAATTAAGCAACCCTTTCCCTATTATCGCTTTCTTGATGGTTTAGACTCTCCCATGGGAACTAGTCACGGGTTATCGAAATATCCCTATATCCGTGAGGGAAGAAGAATTATTGGACGTCCTTCTTTTGGTTATCCTGACGGTTTTACGATTCGCGAGGTTGATATTTCTCGACGTAATTATCAAGATCCTTATTATCAGCAGACTCTTTCTCCTGAAACTTATCGACGTTTACAAAACTTCATCGCAGGGTTAGAAGGAACACCGAGATCTAGTCGTTGGCGATCGACTATTTATCCTGATGCAGTGGGAATAGGTCATTATAGTATTGATTTTCACCCCTGTATGCAATATAGTCCCGCTGAAAAACACGGTAACCGCGAAAGAGACGGAGAAAGACGCGCAGGTGGAGAAGCTTTCCCTTTTCAAATTCCCTTAAGGGCGATGATTCCGCAAAAAATTGATAACTTATTAATAGCGGGTAAAAGTATCGCGACTAGTCATATTGCTGCTGCTGCTTATCGTGTCCATTCTTTTGAGTGGTCTAGTGGCGCTGCTGCTGGAATAACCGCGGTTTTTGCCCTTAATAATGACATTATACCTTATCAAT
- a CDS encoding M56 family peptidase, producing the protein MHFLMILLTLTIAYVVRQLAPTVTRKLAFFNFLFPPLLLLTTAVAIASMGPNGKMLGLQATWFSYYLACAYLLIVMSLLIKLGYQAWVQTQKISTYPQIYLFNQPVYLLETDFPYCAQIGVWRSQIILTQGLLDLLNPEELKAVLAHEQAHQLYHDNFWFFWLSWLRNSTPWLPHGESLWQELLLWRELRADAWGVQQVGGLAIAEALLKVAQKVHNYLLSKPQLTFSVELSDGNNQRLEQRIDALLSDYPREGQLKWYLSGIIASLLPILTILLHH; encoded by the coding sequence ATGCACTTTTTGATGATTTTACTCACCCTAACAATAGCTTATGTTGTACGTCAATTAGCACCAACAGTGACTAGGAAGTTAGCCTTTTTTAACTTTTTATTTCCTCCTTTACTGTTATTAACTACCGCAGTGGCGATCGCTTCTATGGGACCTAATGGTAAGATGTTGGGGTTACAAGCGACTTGGTTTAGTTACTATTTAGCTTGTGCTTATTTATTAATAGTCATGAGTTTACTAATTAAACTAGGCTATCAAGCTTGGGTACAAACCCAAAAAATTAGTACTTATCCCCAAATCTATCTATTTAATCAACCAGTATATCTGCTTGAGACAGACTTTCCTTATTGTGCTCAAATAGGGGTTTGGCGATCGCAGATAATCTTAACTCAAGGTTTACTAGACTTACTCAATCCCGAAGAATTAAAAGCGGTATTAGCCCACGAACAAGCCCACCAATTATATCATGATAATTTCTGGTTTTTTTGGTTAAGTTGGTTACGCAATTCTACCCCTTGGTTACCCCATGGTGAAAGTTTATGGCAAGAGTTACTATTGTGGAGAGAATTAAGGGCTGATGCTTGGGGAGTCCAACAGGTGGGAGGTTTAGCTATCGCCGAAGCTTTACTCAAAGTCGCCCAAAAGGTGCATAATTATCTCTTGAGTAAACCACAGTTAACTTTTTCTGTAGAATTAAGCGATGGTAATAACCAACGTTTAGAACAAAGAATCGATGCTTTATTGAGTGATTATCCCAGAGAAGGACAATTAAAATGGTATCTTAGCGGGATTATCGCCAGTTTACTACCGATTCTAACTATACTGTTACATCATTAA